The stretch of DNA AAAGACGGTTCAGAAGTATGCTTACAAGTTCTCTTTCAAGAATGTCCAATAAAAGGGTAGACGAACTTGAAGAAATAACTGGAATTGATTTCAACAAGCGCCCTAAAGACATGAAATGGGAAGAAGCAGAAAAAATCGTTGAACTGTTCCAGTCAATGGACTTCATGGCTCCTCCAACAGCAGGATTAATCCCAATAGGTCAAGAACAAGTTGAAAAAGGTATGATAGAAATATTAGAGCCAGAATATGTAAAAACTATAACCCGGAAACCTAAAACATATAAAGGTGGTGTATCCTTCGTTATAGAAGCAGGACTTGCCTACGGTGGAAAATCAGGAAGAGTTGTGGGTGAGCAGAAAAAGGCAGAAATCATGCGTTTTGCAAACAGAGTTCCACTTACATTCGATCAGGGAAGCTGTGGTATAACTGAAGCTTTAAAAAGTATAGATTGGAAGCGTTACGGTATAAGAGACCTTGAAAATGCCCCAATAACAGTATTTGTAAATATTGTTTCAACCCACGTGCCGTATATGTCTACAGGAAAGCAGAGTGTTGCTCCTGAAGCTGAGATAATGCAGGAAGTAAGGCAGGCTACAATGAAAATTGCAAGGAGCTTACAAAAGTATCTGAATGCGAAAAGAGCTGCTAAAGAAGAAGCAATGCGTGCCAAGGTATTTGAAACGTTGGTACCCGTTGTACTCAAAGAAGCTGCAATCCTTGCAGAAAGGGATGTTCCAGAATATATAGAAGTTATGAAAAAAGTCACAAGAAATGCGGGAATTTTAGGCGGTGCCACTGATGATGAATAGACGAGATTTTACCCTGGCTAAATTAAAAGGCTTAGGAAATACAATAATAGACGACGTTGAGAAAAACACGGTTCCTGCAGTAAAGGTTCCTTCAAGAGGTACATCCAACATAGTTTACGATCAGGATAAACGTTATTATGTCCTTGGTGACCGATATGGGCAGCGATCCCTCGGAAACGTGAAACAGATCAAAAAAGTTGCCCAAATGGTCAGCATGGCCAACTTCTGTAAAGGTCTGGTGGAAACCCAAAAAACAGCCACCATAAGGGAAATGTATTACGTTTCAGAAGGTTGGGATGTTGATTTTGGAAGTCAGGACGAATCTAACCTTATAGGTGAAGATTTAGAAGTTACCTTGGGAATAGCTCGTGAAGATCTTGGACTGATGCCTGAAGAGGACGGCGCATCTGTTTATGGTAACATCACTATAAAAGATGATGATGTTGAAATCAACGCCGCTAAATCAGGGAAATCAGGATACTCCATATCTCCAACCATTGACGATGTTGAATTTGTAGATCATGATGTCCAGCGGGTAATTGCAGTGGAAACCATGGGGATGTTCCACAGGATGGTTCAGGAAAAAGCTTACAAAAAATTTGACACTTTAATCGTTGGATTAAAAGGTCAAGCTGCAAGAGCAACAAGAAGATTCCTTAAAAGAGTTAACGAAGAGCTACATTTACCAGTTTATATTTGTAACGACGGAGACCCATGGGGATTTCACATCGCCATGGTTATAATTTCTGGAAGTGCAAAACTGGCACATGTTAACCACGACCTTGCAACACCTGATGCTAAATTTATGGGGGTAACTGCAAGCGATATAATAAACTACGACCTTCCAACTGATCCATTGAAAGATATAGATGTTTTAAGGCTTAAAGAACTTGCCAAAGATCCAAGATATAAAAATGAATTCTGGCAGAATGAAATTAAAAAGATGCTTAAAATCGGGAAAAAAGCAGAACAGCAGTCTTTTTCAAAATATGGTCTGGAATATGTTGTAGACACATATTTCCCAGAAAAACTGGACTCAATGTAACTTAGAAGGTTTCTTCTAAGATAGAGGGGCTTAAAAATACAATGTATTTGAGTGCAAACTTTTGTCCCCTTTTTTTTATTTTTTAAATCAACTTTGATAACGATTAACCAAAAACAATAAATTAGATTTCAACTCAATTATTTTAATTCTATAAAAAAAATTCAACCGTTGATAAACATGCCAGCAATCGATAAATTTGAAAGACCGGTATTCTCTCTTAGAATTTCAATAACCAACCGATGTAACGTTAGATGCTTTTACTGCCATCACGATGGCATACTCCCACAGAGCTATGAAATGACTCCTGACGAGATCTACAGAGTTTCAAAAATAGCAGCAGATACTGGCGTTCGAAAAATCAGGCTTTCAGGCGGAGAACCGTTAATAAGAAATGATATCGTGGAAATTGTTGAAAAAATAGCGGCTGTTGGATTTAAAGATATAGCCATAACAACTAATGGAACTCTCCTTGGAAAATATGCCAAAGGGTTAAAAGCTGCAGGCCTTAATCGAGTTAATGTAAGTTTTGATACACTTAATCCTGAAACTTATAAGTTTATAACTAAACGAGATTACATTGAAAAAGCCAAGGACGGGATTAAAAAAGCGTCGGAAGCAGGACTTTATCCTGTCAAGGTGAACATGGTGGTCATGAAAGGAATAAATGACCATGAAATCTGGGACATGTTCCAGTTCTGTAAGGAGAATAATTCAATACTTCAACTTATAGAGCTTTTAAAGGCAGATAACCAATCCAGCTCTAGATTTTTCAGTGAATATCATTTTAAAATGGACGAATTAGAGGAAGAACTTACCCAAAAAGCAGATGAAGTTAAAACAAGGCAGTTTATGCAGGACAGGAAAAAATATTTCATTGAAGATGGTGAAATCGAAGTTGTAAAACCAATGGACAACACTGAATTCTGCAAAAATTGTACCCGAATTAGGATAACACCGGACGGTAAAATTAAACCATGCTTACTTCGAAACGATAATTTAGTTGATCTAATAGAACCAATGAGACAGGGATATTCCGATGAAGAGCTCAAAAAAATATTTTTAGATGCAGTACAAAATCGAGAACCCTTCTTTAAAGAATGTTCTGGTTAAATAATTTAGATACATCCTCCAAAAATTAAACAACATAATTTTACTGCTTATTTAGATAATTAATTAAATTCTGTTTAAATAGACAACAGGCAAATACATTGTTCTTTTTTTGATTTTATATTTAAATTAATTTAAAAAACATAACATCCAAATCATGTTATAAATCATTCCCCTTTTGAGACTATTCAAATTAATATCTGGTTTAAATGATATATTTGAGAATTAAACTAATTTGATTTATCTGTTTTGATTGCAGCATAAATAAAACAAATATGAAATCATAAATATTTATAATGCCAAAAAATATACTAGAAGATGTAAAACTGGTGTTTTTATGTTGAGGCTCGTACTTGAAGAGATAACGTCACATGTGAAATCCATGGATATCGATGATGATGCTAGAATACTCATGGAAAAATATTTACGTGAGGCTTCTAAAGTATTTATATGTGGTTTTGGAGAATCAGAGCTTGTAGGAAAAGCTTTTGCTTCAAGACTTAGTGAAATCCGCCGGGATGTTTTTGTTATTAGTGAAACTATAGTTCCCGAGATCAATGAAGGGAACATTCTCATAGCTATTTCCGGATCTGGGGAAACGGAACCAACTTTAAGTATTGCAAAAAAAGCAGCAGATATTGGTGCAAAAATTATATCCATAACTTCTTTTCGTGATTCCCCGCTTGCCCAGATATCCGATGTTGTAATTGAAATACCCGGTAGAATAAAAGCAAAAACTAAAAATTATATAGAAAGGAGAGTATCAGGCGAATATGAGCCCTTAACACCTTTCGGTGCCCTCTTTGAGATATCAACAATGATATATCTTGAAGGCATCATTGCAGAACTTGCAAACAAGGAGGTCAATTTATGAAATCTGTTGGTATAAATGGATATGGAACAATAGGTAAAAGAGTAGCAGATGCTGTTTCTGCCCAGGATGATATGAAAATTGTTGGAGTTACCAAGCGAAGCCCTGATTTTGAAGCCCGCATGGCTGTGGAAAAAGGTTATGATCTCTATATAAGTGTTCCTGAAAGAGAAAGTTCCTTTGAAGAAGCAGGCATCAAAGTAACTGGAACTGCAGACGAACTACTTGAAAAACTGGACATAGTGGTCGATTGTACTCCTGAAGGAATTGGAGCTAAAAATAAGGAAGGAACATACGAAAAAATGGGGTTAAAAGCAATATTCCAGGGTGGAGAAAAACACGACCAGATAGGACTCTCATTTAATTCATTCTCAAATTATAACGATGTAATAGGTAAAGATTATGCAAGAGTGGTATCCTGTAACACTACAGGACTTTGCAGGACTTTAAATCCAATAAATGATTTATGTGGAATTAAAAAAGTAAGGGCGGTTATGGTAAGGAGAGGTGCCGATCCAGGACAGGTTAAAAAGGGACCTATCAACGCTATAGTTCCAAACCCGCCAACAGTACCATCACACCACGGACCTGATGTCCAAACTGTAATGTACGATCTTAACATAACCACAATGGCATTACTTGTACCTACAACCTTAATGCACCAGCACAACCTGATGGTTGAGCTTGAATCTTCAGTCAGTGTAGATGACATAAAAGAAAAACTGAATGAAACTCCAAGGGTTTTGCTCCTTAAAGCTGGAGAAGGTCTTACCTCAACAGCAGGATTTATGGAATACGCTAAAGATTTAGGGCGTTCAAGGAACGATTTATTTGAGATAGGCGTCTGGGAAGAGTCTTTAAATATCGTTGATGGAGAACTCTATTACATGCAGGCAATTCACCAGGAATCAGACGTAGTTCCTGAAAACGTAGACGCAATAAGAGCTATGCTTGAGATGGAAGATGATCCTTCTAAATCAATCCAAAAAACTAATAAAGCTATGGGAATTCTTTAATATAAAGGATATAATTCCCTTAAATTTTTATTTTATTTGTAAACATTTAACAATGAAAACGTGCCATAGTTAGTCCTGTAACTATTGCTTTCTTTTTGAATAGGCATACTATTAGAATAAATTAACTATATCTATAATAAATTAGTTGCTAAATTATTTGATAAATCTTAAAAAGGATATTCTAGACTTACAGTGATATAATGATAAAAGAACTCATAATTGCAATGCGTCCGAAACAGTGGTATAAAAATTTAGTCATATTCATTGGAATTGTTTTTTCTCTAAAACTTTTAGATTTAAATCTTTGGGTTGATGCTATTGCTGCATTTGCAGTCTTCTGCGTGATTTCAGGGTGCTTATATATAATAAATGATATTATCGATGTTGACAAAGATAAAAATCATCCTAAAAAGCGTAATAGACCAATTGCATCAGGCAAATTAAAAACAAGAGACGCATGGATATCTGCAATTATATTGATTATTGTGGCCTTTGGAGTTTCATATTTAATTAATATCTGGTTTTTAGCTTCAGCAGTAACTTTTTTCCTGTTAATATTAATTTACTCCCTGTTCTTGAAACAGCTTGCCATAGTAGATATGATGGTAATTTCTGTAGGTTTTGTTATAAGAGCCATTGCAGGATGTGCAGCAGTGGGGGTGCTTGTATCACCATGGCTTATAATTTGTGCATTCCTTCTTGCATTATTTTTAGCAATTGGAAAACGAAGACATGAGCTGGTTGTACTTGGAAAGAATGCGGGGAATCATCGTAAAATCCTGGACGGATACTCAACTGAAATGCTTGATCAGATGATGAATATAACTACCAGTGCTTTAATTATGTCTTATTCCATTTATACATTCTTTACAGGCAAAATATACATAATGGTTACTATTCCATTTGCATTTTACGGCCTCTTTAGATATATATACATGGTCCATGCTGAAAATTTTGGCGGAGAGCCAGAAATGCTGTTTAAAGACAAAGGAATGCTACTCAGCATGATACTATGGGCAGTTTTAGTTATAGTCATACTATATGGAAGTTCAATATCTCGATTTCTAGGAGTATTTTAATCATGTTGGATAAATTTCATTTAAATCACTACAGTTCAAAAAAAATTGATATCATCATTTCAGCGATTTTAACTCTTTTAATAGTGATAACAAGAATTCCTTTTGTAAGCAAATACTTATACGAATGGGATTCTGTAAATTATGCACTTGGATTTGAGAAATTTGACATTGTACATCATCAACCCCACCCTCCAGGTTATATATTTTATATAGGCCTTGGAAGAGTGATAAACACCATATTCAATGACCCCAACACTACAATGATATTTATCAGTATTGTGTTTAGCATTATTACAGTCATATTAATTTATTTCCTCGCTAAACAAATGTTTTCAAGACAGTTTGCAGTTATAGCCGCATTACTGCTCATATTTAATCCATTATTCTGGTACTATGGAGAAATATCTACAATTTATCCAACTCAGGCGTTTCTTGCCACCATTGTTGCTTACTTATCATATCAAGTATTTAGAGGAAAAGAAAAATTTTTCTATCCTTCCATCATTGCTTTAGGCTTAGCAGGAGGCTTCAGACAAGATTTAATCATTTATATGTTCCCATTATGGTTCTTTTGTGCATTTTACCATAAAAGAGATCCAAATAGACTATTAAAAGCGATTATAGTGCTAATCCCTTCTGTCTTAGTATGGGTTATTCCAACAATGATATTTTCAGGAGGTATTGAACAATACTCCCAGGCTTCAAGCACATTGTATAAAATAGCATTTCCCCGATCCTCCATACTCTTTGGATCGACCATTATTAATAAACTCACAGCAGTTGGTTCCTATGTTACATGGTTAGGACTTGCT from Methanobacterium veterum encodes:
- the moaA gene encoding GTP 3',8-cyclase MoaA, which encodes MPAIDKFERPVFSLRISITNRCNVRCFYCHHDGILPQSYEMTPDEIYRVSKIAADTGVRKIRLSGGEPLIRNDIVEIVEKIAAVGFKDIAITTNGTLLGKYAKGLKAAGLNRVNVSFDTLNPETYKFITKRDYIEKAKDGIKKASEAGLYPVKVNMVVMKGINDHEIWDMFQFCKENNSILQLIELLKADNQSSSRFFSEYHFKMDELEEELTQKADEVKTRQFMQDRKKYFIEDGEIEVVKPMDNTEFCKNCTRIRITPDGKIKPCLLRNDNLVDLIEPMRQGYSDEELKKIFLDAVQNREPFFKECSG
- the top6B gene encoding DNA topoisomerase VI subunit B, with the translated sequence METNASLQKEISAEREASEIFEEFKELTPSEFFRRNKQMLGFSGKIRSLTIVFHELITNSIDAAEEAGILPEMVIDLKRVDKDHYILRHQDNGPGIPEPFITKVFCTMFAGSKFRNIQSRGQQGLGCSGCVLLSQMTTGQPVKIRSGYKEGDKIKGVEMTVKMDVKTNQGLILDRKEIELDSTGVSMELHFKDVSYSLSEQGAFEYIRRTMIANPHAKIVFKDPTGGRYIFDRATDEIPPMPKEVLPHPKGVTADDLIFMAKHTDKRRFRSMLTSSLSRMSNKRVDELEEITGIDFNKRPKDMKWEEAEKIVELFQSMDFMAPPTAGLIPIGQEQVEKGMIEILEPEYVKTITRKPKTYKGGVSFVIEAGLAYGGKSGRVVGEQKKAEIMRFANRVPLTFDQGSCGITEALKSIDWKRYGIRDLENAPITVFVNIVSTHVPYMSTGKQSVAPEAEIMQEVRQATMKIARSLQKYLNAKRAAKEEAMRAKVFETLVPVVLKEAAILAERDVPEYIEVMKKVTRNAGILGGATDDE
- a CDS encoding phosphorylating glyceraldehyde-3-phosphate dehydrogenase, yielding MKSVGINGYGTIGKRVADAVSAQDDMKIVGVTKRSPDFEARMAVEKGYDLYISVPERESSFEEAGIKVTGTADELLEKLDIVVDCTPEGIGAKNKEGTYEKMGLKAIFQGGEKHDQIGLSFNSFSNYNDVIGKDYARVVSCNTTGLCRTLNPINDLCGIKKVRAVMVRRGADPGQVKKGPINAIVPNPPTVPSHHGPDVQTVMYDLNITTMALLVPTTLMHQHNLMVELESSVSVDDIKEKLNETPRVLLLKAGEGLTSTAGFMEYAKDLGRSRNDLFEIGVWEESLNIVDGELYYMQAIHQESDVVPENVDAIRAMLEMEDDPSKSIQKTNKAMGIL
- a CDS encoding decaprenyl-phosphate phosphoribosyltransferase; the encoded protein is MIKELIIAMRPKQWYKNLVIFIGIVFSLKLLDLNLWVDAIAAFAVFCVISGCLYIINDIIDVDKDKNHPKKRNRPIASGKLKTRDAWISAIILIIVAFGVSYLINIWFLASAVTFFLLILIYSLFLKQLAIVDMMVISVGFVIRAIAGCAAVGVLVSPWLIICAFLLALFLAIGKRRHELVVLGKNAGNHRKILDGYSTEMLDQMMNITTSALIMSYSIYTFFTGKIYIMVTIPFAFYGLFRYIYMVHAENFGGEPEMLFKDKGMLLSMILWAVLVIVILYGSSISRFLGVF
- a CDS encoding SIS domain-containing protein, with the protein product MLRLVLEEITSHVKSMDIDDDARILMEKYLREASKVFICGFGESELVGKAFASRLSEIRRDVFVISETIVPEINEGNILIAISGSGETEPTLSIAKKAADIGAKIISITSFRDSPLAQISDVVIEIPGRIKAKTKNYIERRVSGEYEPLTPFGALFEISTMIYLEGIIAELANKEVNL
- a CDS encoding DNA topoisomerase IV subunit A, with amino-acid sequence MNRRDFTLAKLKGLGNTIIDDVEKNTVPAVKVPSRGTSNIVYDQDKRYYVLGDRYGQRSLGNVKQIKKVAQMVSMANFCKGLVETQKTATIREMYYVSEGWDVDFGSQDESNLIGEDLEVTLGIAREDLGLMPEEDGASVYGNITIKDDDVEINAAKSGKSGYSISPTIDDVEFVDHDVQRVIAVETMGMFHRMVQEKAYKKFDTLIVGLKGQAARATRRFLKRVNEELHLPVYICNDGDPWGFHIAMVIISGSAKLAHVNHDLATPDAKFMGVTASDIINYDLPTDPLKDIDVLRLKELAKDPRYKNEFWQNEIKKMLKIGKKAEQQSFSKYGLEYVVDTYFPEKLDSM